Proteins encoded by one window of Pseudonocardia sp. HH130629-09:
- a CDS encoding SirB1 family protein: MTRHDRADPVTRFLRMVTGPEPPLDEAALAIAAGGAPDPEVAALSTARARATLDELADGVTGFESLLHRLFTEAGFRGNSTDYADPRNSFLPDVLERRTGIPITLSVVAIEVGRRAGVPLEGVGMPGHFLVRVPGTQRLVDAFDGGRRLDPAGCEELFRATTGAGPEVPFDAGMLPRSSTRQILARMLENLRATYGRARDHDGLEWVLRMRLGLRHQGPELIRELGEVLAAQARWDEAARLMESWVDGPGRGSRSGAEVLDEVRTEAMRHRAHLN; encoded by the coding sequence GTGACCCGGCACGACCGCGCCGACCCGGTGACCCGCTTCCTGCGGATGGTGACCGGGCCGGAACCGCCGCTCGACGAGGCCGCGCTGGCGATCGCCGCCGGGGGCGCCCCGGACCCGGAGGTCGCGGCGCTGTCCACCGCGCGGGCCCGCGCGACGCTCGACGAGCTCGCCGACGGCGTGACCGGGTTCGAGTCGCTGCTGCACCGGCTGTTCACCGAGGCCGGGTTCCGCGGCAACTCCACCGACTACGCCGACCCGCGCAACTCCTTCCTACCCGACGTCCTCGAACGCCGCACCGGCATCCCGATCACGCTGTCGGTCGTCGCGATCGAGGTCGGCCGCCGGGCCGGGGTGCCGCTGGAGGGTGTCGGCATGCCCGGGCACTTCCTCGTGCGGGTCCCCGGCACCCAGCGCCTCGTCGACGCCTTCGACGGCGGTAGGCGCCTCGATCCGGCGGGCTGCGAGGAGCTCTTCCGCGCGACGACGGGCGCCGGCCCGGAGGTGCCCTTCGACGCCGGCATGCTGCCGCGCAGCTCGACCCGCCAGATCCTCGCCCGGATGCTGGAGAACCTGCGGGCGACCTACGGCCGCGCCCGTGACCACGACGGTCTGGAGTGGGTGCTCCGGATGCGGCTGGGCCTGCGGCACCAGGGCCCGGAGCTCATCCGCGAGCTCGGCGAGGTGCTCGCCGCGCAGGCCAGGTGGGACGAGGCGGCCCGGCTGATGGAGTCCTGGGTGGACGGTCCGGGGCGCGGGTCGCGCTCGGGCGCCGAGGTGCTGGACGAGGTGCGCACCGAGGCGATGCGGCACCGGGCCCACCTGAACTGA
- a CDS encoding ATP-binding protein, whose product MTSTTAPPPGPDGLVHRAVPYRDPEHQAVAIAGPVAEALEIGRRALVIVDPRCAAVLRRSLGHDAGVEFRSPDRMHSAPPFTVAGRWSRAVREALADGASGVCTVGQPVELPHADPAYWTRLDLALSHALRALPVELLCCFPDAEADRARAGALHDEFLVDGVPVPSDCRRDDHELLAENPQRPPDELGPPIMTLPVTLDDLGSMRRIVERQAELSGLGPTRVSDLVLAVNELISNGVEHGSGHPVLRMWRTEAGLVSEMSDAATCRLAFPGLAAPPVSGERGRGMWLASELSDVLQVWTAEDDPGQVTGTVVRVTMSPP is encoded by the coding sequence ATGACCAGCACCACCGCCCCGCCTCCCGGCCCGGACGGTCTCGTCCATCGGGCCGTGCCCTACCGGGACCCCGAGCACCAGGCCGTCGCGATCGCCGGGCCGGTGGCCGAGGCGCTGGAGATCGGGCGCCGGGCGCTGGTGATCGTCGACCCGCGGTGCGCGGCGGTGCTGCGCCGCTCCCTCGGTCACGACGCCGGGGTGGAGTTCCGGTCGCCGGACCGGATGCACTCGGCCCCGCCGTTCACGGTCGCGGGGCGCTGGAGCCGCGCGGTGCGCGAGGCACTGGCCGACGGCGCGTCCGGGGTCTGCACGGTCGGCCAGCCGGTCGAGCTGCCCCATGCGGACCCCGCCTACTGGACCCGCCTCGATCTCGCCCTCTCCCACGCCCTGCGCGCGCTGCCCGTCGAGCTGCTGTGCTGCTTCCCCGACGCCGAGGCCGACCGGGCGCGCGCCGGGGCCCTGCACGACGAGTTCCTCGTCGACGGCGTCCCGGTCCCGAGCGACTGCCGGCGCGACGACCACGAGCTGCTGGCGGAGAACCCGCAGCGCCCGCCGGACGAGCTGGGGCCGCCGATCATGACGCTCCCGGTGACCCTGGACGACCTCGGGTCGATGCGGCGCATCGTCGAGCGGCAGGCCGAGCTGTCGGGGCTGGGGCCCACCCGGGTCTCCGACCTCGTGCTGGCGGTCAACGAGCTGATCAGCAACGGCGTCGAGCACGGGTCGGGCCACCCGGTCCTGCGGATGTGGCGCACCGAGGCGGGGCTGGTCTCGGAGATGAGCGACGCCGCGACGTGTCGGCTCGCGTTCCCCGGGCTGGCCGCGCCGCCGGTCTCCGGGGAGCGTGGCCGCGGGATGTGGCTGGCCTCGGAGCTGTCGGACGTGCTGCAGGTGTGGACCGCGGAGGACGATCCCGGTCAGGTGACGGGCACGGTCGTGCGCGTCACGATGTCGCCCCCGTGA
- a CDS encoding MaoC family dehydratase, with product MRVFDGVDELRAAKGTEIGTSPWLTVTQERIDGFADATDDHQWIHVDAERAASGPFGTTIAHGFLSLSLLPKLVQSVYKVDGVKMGVNYGLNKVRFTSPLPVGSRIRARVELTDVSDVPGGVQLTIGVIVEVEGSEKPALVAEWLTRQFV from the coding sequence ATGCGCGTCTTCGACGGAGTGGACGAGCTGCGGGCGGCCAAGGGGACCGAGATCGGGACCTCGCCCTGGCTGACCGTCACGCAGGAGCGGATCGACGGCTTCGCCGACGCCACGGACGACCACCAGTGGATCCACGTCGACGCCGAGCGGGCCGCGTCCGGCCCCTTCGGGACCACGATCGCCCACGGCTTCCTGTCCCTGTCGCTGCTGCCCAAGCTGGTCCAGTCCGTCTACAAGGTGGACGGGGTCAAGATGGGCGTGAACTACGGCCTGAACAAGGTCCGGTTCACCAGCCCGCTGCCGGTGGGCAGCCGGATCCGCGCCAGGGTCGAGCTGACCGACGTCAGCGACGTCCCCGGCGGTGTCCAGCTCACCATCGGCGTGATCGTCGAGGTCGAGGGATCCGAGAAGCCCGCCCTGGTCGCCGAGTGGCTGACCCGGCAGTTCGTCTAG
- a CDS encoding acetyl-CoA C-acetyltransferase, whose protein sequence is MRDAVICEPLRTPVGGFGGSLRDVPAHTLAATVIRAVMDRTGLDPDVVEDVVLGHCYPTMDAPAIGRVAALDAGLPVTAGGIQIDRRCGSGLQAVLYAAAQVRTGAAEVVLAGGAESMSGASFYSTGMRWGVKGGGVMLNDSLARGRVTAGGKNFPVPGGMLETAENLRREYEIPRVEQDEYAVRSHRRAAAAQESGVFGEEIVPVTVPGRKGDTVVERDEHVRPDSTVAKLATLRPILGKDDPDATVTAGNASGQNDGAAICVVTSPEKAAELGLRPLARVVSWGLGGVPPKTMGIGPVPATAKALDAAGLSLADIDLIELNEAFAAQVLACTREWKFTDADFERTNVHGSGISMGHPVGATGGRILATLIREMQRRDARYGLETMCIGGGQGLAAVFEKV, encoded by the coding sequence ATGCGTGATGCGGTGATCTGTGAGCCGCTGCGGACCCCGGTCGGCGGGTTCGGGGGGTCGCTGCGCGACGTCCCGGCGCACACCCTGGCCGCGACGGTGATCCGCGCGGTGATGGACCGGACCGGGCTGGACCCCGATGTGGTCGAGGACGTCGTGCTGGGCCACTGCTACCCGACGATGGATGCCCCGGCGATCGGCCGGGTCGCCGCGCTCGACGCGGGCCTGCCGGTGACCGCGGGCGGCATCCAGATCGACCGTCGCTGCGGCTCGGGGCTGCAGGCGGTGCTCTACGCGGCCGCCCAGGTGCGGACCGGCGCGGCGGAGGTCGTGCTGGCCGGCGGTGCCGAGTCGATGTCGGGCGCGTCGTTCTACTCCACCGGGATGCGGTGGGGGGTCAAGGGCGGCGGGGTCATGCTGAACGACTCGCTGGCCCGCGGCCGCGTCACCGCGGGCGGGAAGAACTTCCCGGTGCCGGGCGGGATGCTGGAGACCGCGGAGAACCTGCGCCGTGAGTACGAGATCCCGCGCGTCGAGCAGGACGAGTACGCCGTCCGCTCGCACCGGCGGGCTGCCGCGGCCCAGGAGTCCGGGGTGTTCGGCGAGGAGATCGTCCCGGTGACCGTGCCGGGCCGCAAGGGCGACACCGTCGTCGAGCGTGACGAGCACGTCCGCCCCGACTCGACGGTCGCGAAGCTGGCGACGCTGCGCCCGATCCTGGGCAAGGACGATCCGGACGCCACGGTGACCGCGGGCAACGCCTCGGGTCAGAACGACGGCGCCGCGATCTGCGTGGTGACCAGCCCGGAGAAGGCGGCCGAGCTGGGGCTGCGCCCGCTGGCCAGGGTCGTGTCCTGGGGCCTGGGCGGGGTCCCGCCCAAGACGATGGGCATCGGCCCGGTCCCGGCGACGGCCAAGGCCCTGGACGCGGCCGGGCTGTCCCTGGCCGACATCGACCTGATCGAGCTGAACGAGGCGTTCGCGGCGCAGGTGCTGGCCTGCACGCGGGAGTGGAAGTTCACCGACGCCGACTTCGAGCGCACCAACGTGCACGGTTCGGGGATCTCGATGGGCCACCCGGTGGGCGCGACCGGCGGCCGCATCCTGGCGACCCTCATCCGCGAGATGCAGCGCCGCGACGCCCGCTACGGGCTGGAGACGATGTGCATCGGCGGTGGCCAGGGCCTCGCCGCGGTGTTCGAGAAGGTGTGA